TTATGGTCGTGGACGGCTCCCCCGGTCCGATGGGCTTTACGCCCGCGGGGGTCGGTCCGATAATAGGGCCGGATTGTCGAGCGCAACACCTTTGCATTGAAGGAGATTTCGCAGCCTGCACGTGTCGCGCCGCTCCCTCGGTAAGGTCCGTCATCGCCCGCCCACCTCGCGTCCCCGGTCAAGCCCTAAGAACGGCCCAACCGGACGAGACCGAACGAATGATGGCCTAAGATTTTAGGAACGAAACGAGGATCTCGGATCCCGCTCGTCGGGTTCGTGCTCCCACGGAGGTCGGCTACATGGCTCAGGCAGAAATCGTTAATCCCCGCGGCGGCGACGTGGATCCGGCCGAAACGGCCGAATGGCTCGAATCGCTCCAGTACGTCCTCTCGACCAAAGGTCCGGAGCGCGTCCGCTACCTGCTGTCCGTTCTGGACGAGACGGCCTACCGGCACGGGGTCGACCTGCCGTTCTCGCATACGACCCCCTATATCAACAGCATTCCGGCCGATCGCCAGCCGGTGTATCCCGGCAATCGCGAGATTGAACGCCGCATCAAGAGCATCATTCGCTGGAACGCCATGGCGATGGTTGTCCGCGCGAATCGCGACCATCCCGGCATCGGCGGACATATCTCGACCTACGCGTCGGCCGCCACGCTGTACGAAGTGGCCTTCAACCACTTCTTCCGCGCGACGGACCAGATTTACTTCCAAGGACATGCCTCGCCCGGTATTTACGCCCGTGCCCTGTTGGAGGGGCGTCTAACGGAAAACCAGTTGGCGAACTTCCGCCAGGAACTGGCTCCCGGCGGCGGATTGTCGAGCTACCCCCACCCGTGGTTGATGCCGAACTTCTGGCAATTTCCCACGGTCTCGATGGGGCTCGGCCCGATCATGGCCATCTATCAGGCACGCTTCAATAAGTACCTGCTGGACCGCGGCATCAAGGACACTAGCAATTCGCGTGTCTGGTGCTTCATGGGGGACGGCGAATCGGACGAGCCCGAGTCGCTGGGCGCGATCACGCTGGCCTCGCGCGAGAAGCTCGACAACCTGACCTTCGTCATTAACTGCAACTTGCAGCGCTTGGACGGTCCGGTTCGCGGCAACGGCAAGATCATTCAAGAACTCGAAGGCGCCTTCCGCGGCGCCGGCTGGAACGTCATCAAGGTCATCTGGGGTGATGACTGGGATCAACTGCTGGGGCGCGACGAAACCGGCTTGCTCGTGCAACGCATGGGCGAAGTCGTCGACGGCGAATACCAGAAATACATCGTCAGTCCTGGCAGCTATATTCGCGAACACTTCTTCGGCAAGTATCCCGAGCTGGAGGAGATGGTCGCGCACCTGTCGGATGAGAAGCTCAAGCGTTTGCGCCGCGGCGGCCACGACCCGGAAAAGGTCTTTGCCGCCTACAACTCGATGCAAGAGTGCAAAGGCAAGCCGACCGTGATCCTGGCCAAAACGATCAAGGGCTATGGCCTGGGCGAAGCGGGCGAGGGACGCAACGTCACGCACCAGCAAAAGAAGCTCAACGAGGCCGAGCTGCGCGAGTTCCGCACCCGGTTCGGCATCCCGATTTCGGACGAGGAAGTTTCGAAGGCGCCCTTCTATATTCCACCCCCCGACAGCCCCGAAATGCAGTACCTGCGCGACCGCCGCAAGGCGCTGGGTGGGTACGTCCCGTCGCGCAGCTCGGTCGAGCCGCCGCTTTCGATCCCGCACAAGGACGAATTTCCCGAGTCGTTCGAATCGAGCGGTGATCGCGAAGTGTCGACCACGATGGCCTTCGTGCGAATGTTCGGCCGTCTGTTGCGTCACAAGGATATCGGCAAGCTGATCGTGCCGATCGTGCCTGACGAGTCACGCACCTTCGGCATGGAGTCGCTATTCCGGCAATGCGGCATCTACGCCCATACGGGCCAGTTGTACGAGCCGGTCGATTCGGAAACCGTGTTGTACTACCGCGAAGCGAAAGACGGCCAGATCCTGGAAGAAGGGATCACCGAGGCAGGCTCGATGTCGTCGTTCATCGCAGCCGGCACCGCCTACAGCACGCACGGGATCAACATGATTCCGTTCTTCATCTTCTATTCGATGTTCGGCTTCCAGCGCATCGGCGATTTGATCTGGGCCGCGGCCGATCAACGGGCCAAGGGCTTCATGATGGGAGGCACCGCCGGGCGCACCACGCTCAATGGCGAAGGGCTGCAACATCAGGATGGCCACACGCACCTGTTCGCCATGGCCTATCCCACGGTCCGCTGCTACGACCCGGCCTACGCCTATGAGACGGCGTACATCGTGCTGGACGGCATGCGTCACATGTATGAAGAAAAAGGCGACGGGTTCTACTACATCACGATCGCGAACGAGAACTACGTGATGCCCAATATGCCCGCCGGATGCGAAGAAGGCATCGTGCGCGGCATGTATCGAGTATCGACCAAGGACGTCGGCCCCGATCGGCCGCACGTGCAATTGTTCGGCAGCGGTTCCATCTTGCGCGAGGCGCTGCGGGCGCAGGCGATTCTGGCTGAGAAGTACCAGATTTCCAGCACGGCTTGGAGCGTGACCAGCTACAAGCAACTGCGCACCGAAGCGCAAGAGGCACGCCGCTGGAACCTGCTGCATCCCAACGAAACGCCGCGCCGCAGTTACCTGGAAAACGTGCTCGAAGGGGTCGACGGTCCCTTCATCGCCACAAGCGATTACGTGCGGGCGGTTTCCGAGCAAATCGACCCGTGGGTGCCAGGCGGCCTGTACGCCCTGGGGACCGACGGCATGGGACGCAGCGCCGATCGTGCCGCATTGCGACGCCATTTCGAGATCGATGCCGAGCTGGTCACCGTGGCCACGCTCAACCAGCTTGCCGAGCGCGGCAAGGTCGAGAAGTCACTCGTCGCTCAGGCGATCCACGACCTGGGTATCGATCCGGACAAGGTCGACCCCTGGACGGCCTAAACCTGCCTCAGCGGGCGTCGATCGACGCCGCTCAAAAACTACCCAGCGACCGAAGAAGTTAAACCACGAATGACACGAATCAGAGCAACACGCGGCTAGGAATCGTTTTCGTATTCCTGCTCGTGCTTTTCGCAAGATTTGTGCTTGATGTTTTGCAGCCAAGGAAAAAAGAGACCTCGATGGCGATTGAATTCAAACTGCCGGACCTGGGCGAGAATGTCGATTCGGGGGACGTGCTGAACGTCCTGGTACACGAAGGGGACACGATCCAGGCGAACCAGAACGTCATCGAGCTGGAAACCGACAAGGCGACAGTCGAGATCCCGTGTCCGCACGCTGGCCGCGTCTCGAAGGTCCACGTGCAGCCGGGCCAGACGGTGCCGATCGGCACGTTGCTGTTATCGATCGAAGCGGCGGCCGGCGCCGGTGATGGTAAGCCCCCGGCCAAGGACGATGGCGGCGCGAAAGCGGCCGCTACGACGAAGCCCGCGCAAGCTCCTCCGGCCGATGAGGCTGAGGAAGAAGAAGATGACGAGCCCGCAGCGTCTGTTAAAGCCGCGCCCGCGAAGGCCGCGGCGCCGACCAAGCCGACGATAGCTAAGCCGGCTCCCGCGGCGCAAAACGGCGGATCGCCCGCGCACGAAGCGGCCGAGGGCGGGGCGGTGGCATCGCCGGCCGGGCCCTCGACGCGTCGTTTGGCGCGCGAGCTGGGCGTTGATCTGCGTCGGGTCACGGGGTCAGGCCCCGGCGGACGCATCACGCGTGAGGATATCGTTTCGGCCGTGCGCCACTCGTCGCCGATTCTGAAAGTCACTCCCCACCGTCAGAACATGCCGGACGGCGTCGAGGATCAGGATTCCTACGGCTGCATTCGCCGGCAGCCGCTGACGAAGATTCGCAAGACGATCGCGGCCAACATGGCCCGCTCGCACTCGACGATTCCGCACGTCACGAATTTCGACGACGCCGACATCACCGAGCTGGAACGCATCCGCAAAGGAAGCGTGGCGGACTACGTCGGGTCGGACATCAAGCTGACGATGATGGCCTTCGTGATGAAGGCCGTGGCGCAGTCGCTGAAGCTGCATCCGCAGTTGAACGCGTCTCTGGATCTGGAGAACAACCAGGTTGTGTACAAGGAATACGTGAACCTGGGCGTGGCGGTCGATACCGATCGGGGCCTGGTCGTGCCCGTGGTCCGCGAGGTCGATCAATTGACGATTCCGCAAATCGCGCATGCCATGAACGACGTGGCCAACAAGGGCCGTGACAACCAGTTCGCCCTCGAAGACCTCCGCGGGGGCACCTTCACCATCAGCAACCTGGGCGCGATCGGCGGTACCTATTCCACGCCGATCATCAACCATCCCGAAGTGGCGGTCCTGCTGCTGGGACGGTCGCGGAAGTTGCCCGTGGTAGCCGACAACGACGAAATCAAGGTGCGCCTGATGATGCCGTTGAGCCTGTCGTACGACCACCGCCTGGTCGACGGGGCCGTGGCCGCGCGGTTCCTCAACGAAGTGAAGGGCTACCTGCAAGTGCCCGGCCGGCTGCTCTTGGCGCCGTAGCGACAGGCCCTGCGCTGCGATAGGCTCCTCGCTGCGATAGGATTGTCCACAGAAGTTCGATCGCGCCGCGATCGTGGACGACCTCCCTCGCACGGAGCCCACACTAATGAACGCCCTCATCCTTGCACTGACCTGCGCTTTGGCGCCGGGAGAAGACGTGGTCGCGAATTTCTCGGAGCAGACGTACAAGTACACCGGCGGCCGGTATCAGGACGAAGCATTTCGTTATCGCCTGCTGTCGCCCGAGAAGATCGAACCCGGCAAGAAATATCCCGTCATTCTCTTTCTGCACGGGGCCGGCGAACGCGGCGATGATAACGCCGATCAGTTGATCTACTTACCACAGCAGATGGCCACGGCCGAATATCGCAAGAAGTTCCCCTGCTTCTTGATCGCGCCCCAATGCCGGGAAGAGGGTTCCTGGGTCGAGCGT
The genomic region above belongs to Pirellulales bacterium and contains:
- the aceE gene encoding pyruvate dehydrogenase (acetyl-transferring), homodimeric type, whose product is MAQAEIVNPRGGDVDPAETAEWLESLQYVLSTKGPERVRYLLSVLDETAYRHGVDLPFSHTTPYINSIPADRQPVYPGNREIERRIKSIIRWNAMAMVVRANRDHPGIGGHISTYASAATLYEVAFNHFFRATDQIYFQGHASPGIYARALLEGRLTENQLANFRQELAPGGGLSSYPHPWLMPNFWQFPTVSMGLGPIMAIYQARFNKYLLDRGIKDTSNSRVWCFMGDGESDEPESLGAITLASREKLDNLTFVINCNLQRLDGPVRGNGKIIQELEGAFRGAGWNVIKVIWGDDWDQLLGRDETGLLVQRMGEVVDGEYQKYIVSPGSYIREHFFGKYPELEEMVAHLSDEKLKRLRRGGHDPEKVFAAYNSMQECKGKPTVILAKTIKGYGLGEAGEGRNVTHQQKKLNEAELREFRTRFGIPISDEEVSKAPFYIPPPDSPEMQYLRDRRKALGGYVPSRSSVEPPLSIPHKDEFPESFESSGDREVSTTMAFVRMFGRLLRHKDIGKLIVPIVPDESRTFGMESLFRQCGIYAHTGQLYEPVDSETVLYYREAKDGQILEEGITEAGSMSSFIAAGTAYSTHGINMIPFFIFYSMFGFQRIGDLIWAAADQRAKGFMMGGTAGRTTLNGEGLQHQDGHTHLFAMAYPTVRCYDPAYAYETAYIVLDGMRHMYEEKGDGFYYITIANENYVMPNMPAGCEEGIVRGMYRVSTKDVGPDRPHVQLFGSGSILREALRAQAILAEKYQISSTAWSVTSYKQLRTEAQEARRWNLLHPNETPRRSYLENVLEGVDGPFIATSDYVRAVSEQIDPWVPGGLYALGTDGMGRSADRAALRRHFEIDAELVTVATLNQLAERGKVEKSLVAQAIHDLGIDPDKVDPWTA
- a CDS encoding 2-oxo acid dehydrogenase subunit E2, translated to MAIEFKLPDLGENVDSGDVLNVLVHEGDTIQANQNVIELETDKATVEIPCPHAGRVSKVHVQPGQTVPIGTLLLSIEAAAGAGDGKPPAKDDGGAKAAATTKPAQAPPADEAEEEEDDEPAASVKAAPAKAAAPTKPTIAKPAPAAQNGGSPAHEAAEGGAVASPAGPSTRRLARELGVDLRRVTGSGPGGRITREDIVSAVRHSSPILKVTPHRQNMPDGVEDQDSYGCIRRQPLTKIRKTIAANMARSHSTIPHVTNFDDADITELERIRKGSVADYVGSDIKLTMMAFVMKAVAQSLKLHPQLNASLDLENNQVVYKEYVNLGVAVDTDRGLVVPVVREVDQLTIPQIAHAMNDVANKGRDNQFALEDLRGGTFTISNLGAIGGTYSTPIINHPEVAVLLLGRSRKLPVVADNDEIKVRLMMPLSLSYDHRLVDGAVAARFLNEVKGYLQVPGRLLLAP